A portion of the Natronogracilivirga saccharolytica genome contains these proteins:
- a CDS encoding thiolase family protein, with product MSTSRKRSNIVLIDGCRTPFQIPGTGYRSFRSRDLARFAIRGLLNRTKIAGDQIGHVIMGTAFPDTETGNLAREAALGAGLPASVPAHTVSMSCLSSQQAIAGGIGQILSGGADVVIAGGADSFSSVRRPEELPLLREVSTGETMGKWADRLADRLGVSREEQDAYAVRSHQSAVKANESRLLDDELIPVASQPGFEAVTRDNGFRADFTPESLSILKPAFTKKHGTVTTGNAFFPADGASAVLIMTEEKAAELGLTPRVRIASRSWTAAHPADDMLTGAAHAIPKLIEQSGINPGDIDVFEVHEAFAVQIIALLKALASSPVPLPLRSLNPLGGSLSLGHPFGATGGRLLTTAANRLTRGNGRYAVVASPGGGGHGHAMLLEAMDAGSGNKSARGASSRKTTTQKAASRKSSSSKATGTRTSASKAPSGKTGKTEGTQRSAGKASSGKAGESSSGKSQTKKTESQKSGPKQSGTPSSDNQNTAS from the coding sequence ATGAGCACCTCCAGAAAACGAAGTAATATCGTCCTGATTGACGGCTGCCGGACACCATTTCAAATACCCGGAACCGGCTATCGCAGCTTCCGCTCCCGCGACCTCGCGCGTTTTGCCATCCGCGGCCTGCTTAACCGCACAAAAATCGCAGGCGATCAGATCGGCCATGTGATTATGGGCACCGCATTTCCGGATACCGAAACCGGAAACCTGGCCCGTGAAGCCGCCCTGGGCGCCGGTCTGCCGGCCTCCGTTCCCGCGCATACCGTCTCGATGTCATGCCTTTCATCCCAGCAGGCGATTGCCGGCGGTATCGGTCAGATCCTTTCCGGCGGGGCGGATGTGGTCATTGCCGGCGGTGCCGATTCGTTTTCATCCGTCAGGAGGCCCGAAGAGCTGCCTCTCCTGCGGGAAGTCAGCACCGGGGAGACGATGGGCAAATGGGCCGACCGGCTTGCGGACCGGCTTGGAGTTTCCCGGGAGGAGCAGGATGCGTACGCGGTCCGGTCCCATCAAAGTGCCGTAAAAGCAAACGAAAGCCGGTTGCTTGACGATGAACTGATTCCGGTTGCGAGCCAGCCCGGATTTGAAGCGGTCACCCGCGACAACGGGTTCCGTGCCGACTTCACTCCGGAAAGCCTGTCTATTCTGAAACCCGCCTTCACCAAAAAACATGGCACGGTTACCACCGGAAACGCATTCTTTCCTGCCGACGGCGCCTCGGCAGTGCTGATCATGACCGAGGAAAAGGCGGCTGAACTGGGCCTGACGCCCCGTGTCCGGATTGCATCCCGGAGCTGGACCGCGGCGCACCCTGCCGACGATATGCTCACCGGTGCCGCACACGCCATCCCAAAGCTGATTGAGCAGTCGGGTATCAATCCGGGTGATATCGATGTGTTCGAGGTGCACGAAGCTTTTGCCGTTCAGATCATTGCCCTGCTGAAGGCGCTTGCCTCATCCCCGGTTCCCCTGCCCCTGCGGTCGCTGAACCCGCTTGGCGGATCGCTTTCACTCGGACACCCGTTCGGTGCAACCGGCGGCCGGCTTCTGACGACCGCTGCGAACCGGCTCACGCGGGGCAATGGACGATATGCGGTTGTTGCCTCTCCCGGCGGCGGCGGTCACGGCCATGCCATGCTGCTTGAGGCCATGGATGCCGGATCCGGGAATAAAAGCGCACGCGGGGCATCATCCCGAAAAACCACCACTCAAAAAGCCGCTTCCCGGAAGAGCTCATCCTCAAAAGCGACCGGCACGCGGACATCTGCCAGCAAGGCGCCATCCGGAAAAACAGGAAAAACGGAAGGCACACAAAGGTCCGCAGGCAAAGCGTCATCCGGAAAAGCCGGGGAATCATCATCCGGAAAATCACAAACGAAAAAAACGGAATCCCAAAAATCAGGACCAAAGCAGTCAGGCACCCCATCATCCGATAATCAGAATACGGCATCATGA
- the acpP gene encoding acyl carrier protein, with the protein MTKDVQKRVKKVIAKVLEIPENQITEDANFIFDLGADSMQSMELVAAFEEEFDIEMDEEKALDVQTVSEAVEFISGYLEK; encoded by the coding sequence ATGACAAAAGATGTGCAGAAGAGAGTCAAAAAAGTGATCGCGAAAGTACTGGAAATACCCGAAAATCAGATCACCGAGGATGCCAATTTCATCTTTGACCTCGGTGCCGACTCCATGCAGAGCATGGAGCTTGTTGCCGCATTTGAAGAGGAGTTCGACATCGAAATGGATGAGGAGAAGGCGCTGGACGTGCAAACGGTATCGGAGGCTGTAGAATTCATCTCCGGATACCTGGAAAAATAG
- a CDS encoding acetate--CoA ligase family protein, which translates to MSKTYADRAKGLETMFHPQSIAVAGANNVIGTVPGDIFRNLLKTEFQGMLYPVSPGQKHIASVRSWKYLIDIEDPVDVAVIVFPSAVAHMALEQCGQKGIKNVIIITAGYREIGGKGSEREQQLLDIAEKYDINFIGPNCLGIINTDPEVMMNASFARQMPDEGRIAFLSQSGALCTAVLDYARAKHIGFSKFVSLGNKAQMSEIEFLHYLKDDPKTDVVLLYLEDITDGPALMDAAREVIAARKPVLAIKSGRTELGASAALSHTGSLAGSDGICDAAFRQAGIIRCNDIEEMFNKAIAFAYQPLPEGNRVAIVTNAGGPGVLVTDAAVSDGLDVPGFTEKTAALLKKKLPATANTKNPVDVIGDARADRYNVAISAVLEDENVDGVFVILTPQSMTEIESIAEEICVVADKYGKPIYTSFMGESDVAEGIDILQRNHIPHYILAESMSGAFAAAWNFRKAGDAKQEPPAAFKDVDREKAHRILDKAAAGGRGMLPEHEAVKVLEAYGLPQYQSEVAKTPDEAAEAAGRIGFPVVLKIISEDIVHKSDVDGVVLNLSSGEEVREAAENMLQKIKKQQPEAGIEGFFIRKMIPKGEETILGIKRDRTFGPVVMFGYGGIFVEIFKDVAFGITPVDPKTVDRMMSELRAAPLLKGARGRKPRDTASVREAIQRLSQLAEECPQIRELDINPLLVLDEGQGSFAADARIVLQDGG; encoded by the coding sequence ATGAGTAAAACATACGCCGACAGAGCAAAAGGGCTGGAAACCATGTTCCATCCCCAGTCCATAGCCGTGGCCGGTGCCAATAACGTGATCGGTACCGTTCCCGGCGATATTTTCCGCAACCTTCTTAAAACCGAATTCCAGGGGATGCTTTATCCCGTCAGCCCGGGCCAGAAGCACATCGCCTCGGTCCGGTCCTGGAAGTATCTTATCGATATCGAAGACCCGGTCGATGTAGCCGTGATCGTGTTCCCGAGCGCCGTGGCGCACATGGCGCTGGAGCAGTGCGGACAAAAAGGCATCAAAAATGTGATCATCATTACCGCCGGCTATCGTGAGATCGGAGGCAAAGGCAGCGAGCGCGAGCAGCAGCTGCTCGACATCGCCGAAAAGTACGACATCAACTTCATCGGACCGAACTGCCTGGGCATCATCAATACCGACCCCGAAGTGATGATGAACGCATCGTTCGCCCGTCAGATGCCCGATGAAGGACGTATCGCCTTTCTGTCTCAAAGCGGAGCGCTCTGTACGGCGGTGCTGGACTATGCCCGCGCCAAGCACATCGGGTTCTCAAAATTCGTCAGCCTCGGCAACAAGGCACAGATGAGTGAGATCGAGTTCCTGCACTACCTCAAGGATGATCCCAAAACCGATGTGGTGCTGCTTTATCTGGAGGATATTACCGACGGGCCGGCACTGATGGATGCGGCGCGCGAGGTGATTGCCGCCAGAAAACCGGTGCTGGCCATAAAATCGGGCCGGACCGAACTCGGGGCGTCGGCCGCGCTGTCCCACACCGGATCGCTGGCCGGCAGCGACGGGATCTGCGATGCGGCATTCCGGCAGGCAGGAATCATCCGGTGCAACGACATCGAAGAGATGTTCAACAAGGCGATCGCGTTCGCCTATCAGCCGCTTCCGGAAGGCAACCGCGTGGCCATCGTCACCAACGCGGGCGGACCCGGCGTACTGGTGACCGATGCGGCTGTGAGCGACGGTCTCGATGTGCCGGGCTTCACCGAAAAAACGGCCGCGCTGCTGAAGAAAAAGCTGCCGGCTACGGCCAATACGAAGAACCCGGTGGATGTCATCGGTGATGCGCGGGCCGACCGCTACAATGTGGCCATTTCCGCCGTACTTGAGGATGAAAACGTCGACGGCGTTTTTGTCATTCTGACGCCGCAGTCGATGACCGAAATTGAAAGCATTGCCGAAGAGATCTGCGTGGTTGCGGACAAATACGGCAAGCCGATCTACACCTCCTTCATGGGCGAGTCGGATGTGGCAGAGGGGATCGATATCCTTCAGAGAAACCACATTCCGCACTATATCCTCGCCGAGTCGATGAGCGGAGCGTTTGCCGCGGCCTGGAATTTCCGGAAGGCCGGGGATGCAAAGCAGGAACCGCCCGCAGCGTTCAAAGACGTCGACCGCGAAAAGGCGCACCGCATTCTCGATAAGGCGGCTGCCGGCGGTCGCGGAATGCTTCCGGAGCATGAGGCCGTAAAGGTGCTTGAGGCTTACGGACTTCCGCAATATCAAAGCGAAGTAGCCAAAACGCCCGATGAGGCGGCAGAGGCCGCCGGACGCATCGGTTTCCCGGTGGTACTGAAGATCATCTCGGAAGACATTGTGCACAAATCGGATGTGGATGGTGTCGTTCTGAATCTCTCTTCGGGCGAAGAAGTCCGCGAAGCGGCGGAAAACATGCTGCAGAAGATCAAAAAGCAGCAGCCGGAAGCCGGCATCGAAGGATTCTTCATCCGCAAGATGATTCCGAAGGGAGAAGAGACTATTTTGGGAATCAAGCGGGACCGTACGTTCGGACCGGTCGTGATGTTTGGTTACGGCGGGATTTTTGTCGAAATTTTCAAGGATGTCGCGTTCGGCATTACACCGGTTGATCCGAAGACGGTGGACCGGATGATGTCGGAACTCAGGGCGGCGCCGCTGCTGAAAGGCGCGCGTGGAAGAAAACCCAGGGACACCGCCTCGGTTCGGGAGGCCATCCAGCGGCTTTCGCAGCTGGCCGAAGAGTGCCCGCAGATCCGCGAGCTGGACATCAATCCGCTTCTCGTTCTGGATGAGGGACAGGGCAGTTTTGCCGCCGACGCCAGGATCGTACTGCAGGACGGCGGGTGA